The Leifsonia poae region AAGTACGAAACAAAACGGCCGACCCGCCGCGGTTTCCTGACGCCGGTCAGCCTGTGAAGTCGCTGCCGACCACGACCGTGAGATCGGCTCCGGTCGCCGCGTAATCCTGCGTCAACGCCACGGTCGCGCCCGGCAGCGACTGGGCGACGCCCAATGCCGCCGCCTGGTTCTTCGCATCCGAGTAGTAGACGATCGTCTGAGTGAGGTTGGTCGCGTCGGCGTTGGCACGGGCGCCCACCTTCCAGCCGGCGGCAGTGAGGATGTCACCCACCTTGCCCGCGAGGTTCGCAGTGCTTGTGCCGTTCAGCACGTTCACGGTGAGCGCCGGGTTGACGGTCGGAACGATCGTCGGCGTCGGGGTGGACGACACGCTCGGCGACACTGAGGCGCCGCCGATTCCGCCCTTGAACGAGATGCTCCCGTTCACCAGGGAGAGCGTGAAGACACCGAGACCGATCAGGACGACGGTCGCCAGGGCGGCCCAGCCGAACCCGATCCATCCGCGACCCTTCGCGCGGGGAGCGCGGTGCGCGCCGACGCGGCGGAGGTCGTCGGGAATCGAGTCGAACCGGTCCTTGGGGTACTTCTCTGCCATCGTGTGCGTGGTCCTCAGTCGTCGGACGCGAGGGTCCGGGTGCTCCGGGCGGCCATCCGCGCTTCGCGCAGACGCTGCAACCGCTTGACGAGCATGGGGTCGTGCTGCAGGGCGGCAGGGGAATCGATCAAGGCGCCGAGCAGCTGATAGTACCGCGCCGCCGACAGGCCGAACTCCTCACGGATCGCCTGCTCCTTGGCACCGGCGTGCCGCCACCACTGCCGTTCGAAAGCGAGGATCGCGGCGTCGCGCTCGGCCAGCACCGAACCGGTCGCGGAGGGGCGCGCCTGGTCGTCTGCCGCCGTAGCCATCCCGCCACCTCTCCTGCCGTCGCCGTGCGGGCGCGCCCGCTGTTCGCGGTTCATCCTATTTGCGCGATTCTGTGTGTTCCCCCAAGTGCTCGGCACGTCGTGCGGAAACCGGGAACAGTCCGGGGGCCGCATCCGTTTAGTCTGGAGTCTGACGAAAGGACCCGCCATGGACGAGACCGTCACCAAGAGCAATGAAGAGTGGCGCGAGGAGCTCAGCCCCGAGCAATACGCGGTCCTGCGCGAAGCCGCGACCGAACGCCCCTGGACGGGTGAGCTGCTCGACGAGAGCCGCGCCGGCCTCTACACCTGTGCGGCGTGCGGCGCCGAACTGTTCAAGTCGGGAACGAAGTTCGACTCCGGATGCGGCTGGCCGAGCTTCTACGAGTCGGTGCGCCCCGAGGCGGTCACGCTGCTCGAAGACGACAGCCTCGGCGTCATCCGCACCGAGGTGCGCTGCGCCGCCTGCGATTCGCACCTCGGCCACGTCTTCGACGACGGCTTCGGAACGCCGACCGGCGACCGGTACTGCATGAACTCGATCGCGCTCAACTTCACCGCCGGCGAGTGACCGTGAGCGCTCTGGCGGACGCGGTCGCCGCGCGCCGTTCGTACTCCCGCGTCACCGAGGCTGCGCCCAGCCACGACGAATTGCTTCCGCTGATCGCCGCGGCCGGCCGGGTTGCCGACCACAGCTCGCTGCACCCCTGGCGGGTGATCGAGTTGCGCGGATCGGCGCGGCGGCGTCTCGGTGCGGCCTTCGTGAAGGATGCTCGCGCCAGCGGCTCCGAGGCGGAAAAGCTGGCGGCCAAGCCGCTGCGCTCCTCTCTTCTGCTGGCGATCGTCGCAGTGCGAACCGCGAGCGACAAGGTTCCCGGTTGGGAGCAGGACACGGTGGCGTCCGGCGTCGCGCATCTGCTGAGCCTGCTGCTGCACGACGCCGGCTGGGGCGTGATCTGGCGCACCGGTCACCAGACCCGCTCGAAGGCGGTGCACACGATGCACGGCCTGAAGAAGAACGAGCGGCTGCTGGGCTGGCTCTACGTCGGCGGCATCCCCGACGGGTCCAAAGAGGGCCACCGCAAGGCGATCGACCCGGAACGGTACCTGACCGCGCTGGACTGACCAGCGGTCAGCGCCGCACACGGGGCGGGATGCGCAGGCTCGCCACACAGACGGCGACCAGCGCGAGCACGGTGCCCGCGACGGTCGTCCAGGCGATGGTGTGCGCGCCCGAGATGAACACATCGAGCAGGAGTGCGGTCACGAGCTGACCGGCGACCGTCGCCAGACCGAGCACCAGCACACCGGTCACGCGGACGAGCAGGGCGGCCCCGGCGATGAAGACGCAACCGATGGCACCGCCCACATAGAGCCACGGCTCCGCCGGAAGCGGCCGCGGCAGCCCGGCGACGGCCGTGTGCGCAAGGAACAGCACCAGCAGAACAGTCGTTCCCACGAGGAAGTTGATGAATGTCGCTGTCAGCGCGCTCTCGGCCACGACCCGGACCTGCCCGTTGACCGCCTGCTGCCACCCCATGCCGAGGCCGGCGAGCAGCGGGAGCAGCAGCATCCAGAACGGAACGCCGCCCGACAGCTGCGCGGACACCGCCCAGACCACCGCGATGAGCGCGAGCGAGGCGCCGAGCACCCGCGCGCCGGTCAGGGGACGCTTGCCTCCCGGCCCGACCCCGATGAGGTCGAGCACGAGGCCGCTCACGGTCTGCCCGGCGACGATCGCCACGGTGAACAGGGCGACCCCGAGCGCAGCGGCGGTGAGCCCTTGCGACAGCACGAGGAAGGCGCCGGCGGCGCCGCCGCAGACGAACCACCAGCGCAGCTCCCCGGAGCGCAGAGCACCCCGCACCCGCACGAGTCCGCGGCGCCCGGCCGGCGCCACCGCCAGCGCGACAGTGAGGATGACGAGCCCGGAACCGAACGAGATGAGGGCCGCGGCGAAACCGTCGTCGAGGCGATGGCCGAGCTCTCCGTTGATGCGCGACTGCGCAGCGACACCGGCGCCACAGATCATGGCGAGCACGATCGCCAACCACACGGGCACATGCAGCTGGGATCGTCGGTTCACTGAATCAGCCTAGGGCGTGGCGTGCACATCGCCTCTTCATGGGCGTCGTTCAGGGCGCCGGGGCTTCGCCGTCGGTCGGGGTCGGCTGGGGCAGCCACGGGATGTTCTCTTCGGGCGCCACCAGCTTCTCTTCGCTCAGGTCATAGTCGTCGTCGTGCTTCTTGTCGTTCATGTTCGTCACAGTACGCTCACGCCGGCCGAACGTCGCCGGCCGCCTTCGGCACGGGAAGCGCGCGACGATAGTGTCGGCAACGGTGGCGCGAGAGGCGCGACGCCGGAGGGAGCGCGTGTCCACGATCGCCGTCAATCTGGAGTGGCTGTTCACCGAGGCCGGAGAGGGGACGGCCGCGCGCATCCGTGCCGCCGCCGCCCACGGTGTCGGCGGCGTCGCGACCGCGGCGTCATTGGCGCAGGTGGAGCGGCTGGCCGCCGAGGCCCCGGTCGGTCGGTAGGCGCAGAGGGTTCCCCGAACCGGCGATGGCACCCTTTCGTTACGTCAGGTTGCGCAACGGATGCGTCGCGACCAGCCCGTCGCGCATCCTGGAGGGATGACCCGACAGATCCGCTTCAACGCCTTCGACATGAACTGTGTCGCCCACCAGTCCTCCGGGATGTGGCGGCACCCCGACGATCAGGCGTGGCGGTACAAGGACCTCACCTACTGGACCGAGCTGGCCAAGCTGCTGGAACGCGGAGCGTTCGACGGCATCTTCATCGCCGATGTGCTCGGCACCTACGACGTGTACGGCGGGTCGAACGAGGCCGCCATCCGTCATGGTGCGCAGGTTCCGGTGAACGACCCGGTGCTGCTCATCTCGGCGATGGCCCTCGTGACCGAGCACCTCGGCTTCGGGGTCACCGCGGGCACCGCTTACGAGCATCCCTACCCCTTCGCGCGGCGCATGTCGACGCTCGACCACCTGACGAACGGCCGCGTCGGCTGGAACGTCGTCACCGGCTATCTGCCGTCGGCGGCCCGCAATATGGGCCACGAGGATCAGCTCGAGCACGACGACCGCTACGACCAGGCCGACGAATACCTCGAGGTGCTCTACAAGCTGTGGGAGGGCTCGTGGGAAGACGACGCCGTCATCCGCGACCGTGAATCGGGCGTGTTCACCGACCCGGCCAAGGTGCACGAGATCGGCCACCGGGGCAAGCACTACACGGTGCCCGGCATCCACCTCTCCGAGCCGAGCACGCAGCGCACACCCGTGATCTACCAGGCGGGCGCCTCCAGCCGCGGCATCGCGTTCGCGGCGGAGAACGCCGAGGCGATCTTCGTCGCCGCATCCACCAAAGACGGGCTCACGGCCACGGTCGCGAAGATCCGCGACGGTCTCGAGGCGGCCGGCCGCGACCGGTACGCCGCTCGCATCTACACACTTCTCACCATCATCACCGATGAGACCAGCGAGAAAGCCCAGGCCAAGTACGAGAACTATCTGCAGTACGCCAGCCCCGAGGGCGCTCTCGTGTTCATGTCGGGCTGGATGGGCGTCGACCTCTCGCAGTACGACCTCGACGAACCGATCGGCAATGTGAAGAGCAACGCGATCCAGTCGGTGGTCGCCAACTACCAGCGCGCCAATGAGGATGGCAGCGAATGGACCGTGCGCGACATCGGCCGGCTCGGCGCCATCGGCGGGCTCGGCCCGTTCATCATCGGCTCGGGTGCTGAAATCGCCGACCAGTTGCAGGAGTGGGTCGAGGAGACCGACGTCGACGGCTTCAACCTCGCCTACGCCATCACCCCCGGCACATTCGAGGACGTGGTCGAGTTCGTCATCCCCGAGCTGCGCAAGCGCGGTGCATACCCAGACGAGTATGTCCCGGGCAGCCTGCGTCACAAGCTGCACGGCGCGGGCGACCGGCTGCCGCAGAACCACCGGGGCGCCCGCTACCGGGTGGGCGCCGCTCAGAGCACCGCGGACTGAGCGCGGAGCAAGCCGGGCCGCCGCCGCTGAACCAGGTAGGCGGTGTAGAGCACTGCGATGCTCATGCCCACGAGCAGGTTCTGTTCTATGCCGGGCAGCACACCGAGCGGTAGTGCATCCGTCAGCCCGTGCCAGCAGGCGGTGAGGATGGCCCCGCTCGCCAGCCCGAGCACGTCGAGGCGCAACACCACTACGAGCACGGCGCCGGCGGCGAGCGGTAAGAGAAGGAACAGCGCAGACAGCCACAGCGGGAGCGTGCGCGGCAGCTGGTCGACACCGATGAACGCGCTCGTCGCGACGAGCGCCACCAGGATCGACCACCAGTAGTGTCCGCGCCCCAGCGGGCTTCGACGCGGGAGCCGGAGCGCGACGACCACGGCGACCGCCGCTGCGGCGATCACGGCGGCCGCGACCGCGAGCGCCCACTGCCGGGGCGCGGCGGCGAACCCGGGCTCGCTCACCGAGACGACCAGGAGGGCCGCACCGCCCAGGAGGGCCGCGGCGCCCGCGATCACGGTCCCCGGCATCGCGAGCCAGGGTGCCTGCCGCTGCGGCGCGACCGGGATGCGGCCGGCAACCGGGCCGGGGAACAGCGCTTCGACGACGGCGATGGGCGCGCTCACGCCCCAGATCACATGCCGACCGAGGGCTCCGATCGTCCCGATGGCCCCGAGCTCGCCGATTCCGCTGCCGAGCATCCCCTGCTCGATCACGCCGAACGCGACGGCCAGCAGCAGGATCGTCGGCCATCCGCGGCCGGTGCGGCGGGCGACATCGCGGATAAGCACGGCGGCAGCGCCCGAGAAGGCGCCGTACAGCACAAGCGCTGCCAACTGCTCCCCGATCGGCGCGGCTCCGGCGAGCCGGTGGTCGCCGAGCAGGAATTCTGCCGTCACGGCCGAGAGCAGAGCAAGGGTGAGGGCGCGTCCGAACGGTCTCATACATTCCATGCTGTCGGGCGGTTCCCGCCGGCCCCTGGGGCGCCCGTCACGGATGCGGTGTGACATTCGTCATGGCGCATCCGGGTCTCATCGTGATCTATCTTGCATGCAATCTTGCGTGCAAGGTGTATCCTGGAGCCATGACCGACCCCATCCCCGCCGCCGAACTCGCCTACAGCCACACCAAGAACCTCATCCTCACCGGCGGCGCCCCCGGCGGGCAGCTGCTCAGCGAAGCACAGGTGGGAGACGAGATCGGGGTGAGCCGCACCCCGATGCACGAAGCCTTCCTCCGACTGGCGGCGGAAGGACTGCTCACCCTCTCTTCACGCAAGGGAGCCGTCGTCACACCGATGTCCCCACGCGAGGCGCAGAACGTGCTCGACCTGCGCGAGGCGATCGAGGCGGGCGCGGCCAGGCGCATCCAGGAAGCCGGTGGAGCGGACGCCGACCTCGTCGCTGCCCTGGAAGCGGCGCTGAGCACGCAGCGGGCGGCCGTCGGGTCAGGCGACGTCGAGGGCTTCGTCGAAGCCGATCAGGCGTTCCACGCCGCCATCGTCGACGCGTCGGGCAATGAGCTCGCCGGCCAGTTCTTCCGAACGCTGCGTGACCGGCAGCAACGCCTGCGCCACCAACTGTTCCGCGTGCGACCGGACACCCTGGCCGACTCGCTCGCCGACCATGAGACGCTTCTCGCGACCCTGCAGCGCGACTCGGGATACGACACCCTGCTGCATGCGCACATCGCGCGGCATCAGGGCGCACTGTGAGCGGCGACAGAGTCGGCGACTCCCACAGCCACCGCACCGGCCAGCCTCCGTGGCGGATCGTCTTCGCCGTCATGTTCTTCTGCTCCTGGTGCGGCAATCAGTTCAGTCCGCTGCTCCTGATGTACAAGGATGTGCAGCACTACTCCGAGCTGACCGTGAACATGTTCCTCGGCGTCTATGTGCTCGGACTCGCCCCGGCCCTGCTCGTGTCGGGTGCGCTCTCCGATCGGCACGGACGACGGCCGGTGATGTTCACCGGAGTCCTCACCGCCATGGCCGCCAGCGGAAGTCTCGCTCTCGGCGCGCTCGGACCGGCGCCGATCTATCTCGGCCGCCTGCTCTCCGGCGTGACGGTCGGCATCGCGATGGCCGTCGGAACGAGTTGGCTCAAAGAGCTCTCCTCACCGCGCTTCGACCCGGCCGCCGATGCCGCCGCCGGAGCGCGCCGCGCCTCACTCGCATTCACGCTCGGCTCGGCCGCCGGCGCCCTGGTCGCCGGTGGCATCGCCCAGTTCACGGCGCTCGGTGAAGAGCTACCGTTCATCGTGCACATCCTGGTGACGCTCCCCTTCGCCTGGGTGGTGCTGCGTGCGCCGGAAACGGTGACGGTAGGCGGCGAGCGCGGTCCGCTGCTGGCGCAGTTGCGCATCCCGGCTGCCGGGCACAAGCGGTTCCGACGGGTGGTGCTCGTCGCCGCCCCGTGGATCTTCGCCGCCGCGGCCCTCGCCTACGGCTATCTGCCGGTGCTGCTCGCCGACCGGACCGGCGACTGGGGCCTGGCCTACGCGACGATGCTCACCGTCATCGCGCTCGGCGTCGCCTCGCTGGTTCAGCCGATCGCCAAGCGACTCGACACCGCCTCCAGCGCCCGCGGATTGATGGCGGCACTCATCGGGATCGCCGCGGGTCTCGCGGTGCTCACCGCGGCGGTCGCCCTCTCTTCTCTCGTGCTCGGGGTTGTCGCGAGCGCCGTATTGGGGGCCGGCATGGGAGTCGCCCTCGTCTCCGGGCTCCTCGAAGTGCAGCGCATCGCGACACCCCGTGATCTGGCCGGGCTCACCGGGATGTTCTACGCGGTCGCCTACGCAGGTTTCCTCGTGCCGACCCTGCTCTCGGCCCTGACTCCGCCGCTGTCGACGATCGGCCTGTTCATCGCTCTGATCGCGTTGGCGGCCTTCTCGGGCCTCCTCCTGCTGGCCTTCTCGACGAAGCATCTGCCCCGCACAGCCGAAGCCTGACGCCCTCGATAAGCATCAGGACGCCGTCCGTCAGGACGTCGAGAGGGCGGCCCCGGCGGCGAGGCGGTTCCGCGCATCGTGACGGGATCCGGCACGTTCGCCCGCCTCGTCGGGTCGGCTGATCTCAGCCCACACGGCGTCGAGGGAGAGGCCGACGACATCCGCGATCACCGCGATGGTCGGGAAGGCGGGGGTGGCGACCCGCCCGGATTCGATCTTGCGAAGGGTCTCCGGCGAGACCCCGGCGGCCAGTGCGATGTCGAGCATCGAGCGCTCACCCCGGGCCCGGCGGAGCAGGGCACCGAGGCGCCGCCCGCGTTCGACTTCGGCAGGGGTGAGCGGCAATCTGACCATGCGTCCGATTATAGTACCGGTATGATATTACCGGTATTGTTATTGCGCCACCGAGGAGGACGCCGCATGATCGAGATTCTGACCCCCGCCGAACAGGAACGAGCACGAGCGACCGGCGCCCTCGTCGCCGACATCCTCCAGGCGTTGAAGGGTCGCAGCGCGGCCGGCACCACCCTCCTGGACATCGACCTCTGGGCACGCGAGCTGATCGCCGAAGCCGGAGCGCAGTCCTGCTACGTCGACTACGCGCCCTCCTTCGGGAGGGGGCCGTTCGGCCACTCGATCTGCACGGCCGTCAACGACGCCGTGCTCCACGGGCTGCCGAACACGCGGGCGCTCGCCGATGGCGACCTGCTGACACTCGACCTGGCCGTCTCCCTCGACGGGATCGCCGCCGACTCGGCGATCAGCTTCCTCGTGGGCGACTCGCGACCGCCCGAGAGCGTGGCGATGATCGACGCGACCGAACGCGCACTGAGCGCCGGGATCGCCGCGGCCCGGCCCGGCGCCCGCATCGGCGACATCTCCCACGCCATCGGCACCGTGCTCAGCGAGGCCGGCTATCCGATCAACACCGAGTTCGGCGGCCACGGAATCGGGTCGACGATGCACCAGGATCCGCACGTCGCCAACACGGGGCGACCCGGGCGCGGCTACCTGCTGCGCCCCGGGCTGCTCCTCGCGTTGGAGCCCTGGGTGATGGCCGACACCGCCGACCTCGTGACGGATGCGGACGGGTGGACCCTGCGCAGCGCGACCGGCTGCCGCACGGCGCACAGCGAGCACACCATCGCCATCACCGAAGACGGCGCCGACATCCTCACCCTGCCGACTTCGACGCGCGAGGGGTAGCCGCCGGAGGGGTAGCCTCGGGAGGGGTAGCCGCGGGAGGAGTAGCCGCGGGAGGTTATCCACACCCCATCGCACGACGACGTTCCGAGGGGTCGCAGAACGTCGCGATCACCGCGGTTTTCTGCGTCAGAACGACACTTTGCGCCCGCTCGGCGGCGGTGGTCGCTGCGGCGGCTAGACGCGAGCGGCCAGGAGGCGGTGCACGGCGGCGAGTGGGATGGGCACCCACGCCGGACGATGCCGCGACTCATAGGTGACCTCGTAGACGGCCTTGTCGAGCTCGAACGCGTCGAGCAGGGCCGCAGCATCGTCGGCGGATGCCCGGCCCGCTCCGTCTCCGAGCTCGTCGCCGTGCACGCTGTCGCCGGAGGCATACCCCTGCAGGAACGACTGGCGGGCGCGCGCGGCCCAGGCCACCGCATCCACCGGCGGCTCCCGGCGTGCGAGCGAACCGGCGACATAGTCGAACGACCGGAGCATGCCGGCCACGTCCCGCACCGGCAGGTCGGGCCGCGATCGCTCGGCCAGGGGTCGCAGTGGCTCCCCCTCGAAGTCGATGAACTGCCATCCGCGGCCGGGCGAGAGCAGCACCTGCCCCAGATGCAGGTCGCCGTGGATGCGCTGCAGCCGCGGCCTCGACGCCTCCGCGGCGTGCGTATAGACGGCGACGATGTCGGCGCGCGATCCGGCGATCTCTGGCACCTCGGCGCTGGCGATCGTCAGCCGCTGCAGCATCCCGTCGAGCGCCCGGGCGACGTCATCCCGGTCGGCCTCCCGCGTCGGGAGCAGCCGGCCCAGCTGGGCGTGCAGCTCCGCGGTGCCGACGCCGAGGTCGAACGCCAAGGCGCCGAAGTCGTCCCCGGTCTCGGCCGCGCGCACCGCGAGCTCCCACCCGTCCTCGGCGCCGGTGAGGAACGTCTGCACGAGCGCGAGGTCACCGGATGCGGGAGCATCGCCCGCCGAATCCGGCCAGCTCCCCGACACCCAGCCGAGCAACGACGGAGTGTGCCGGAAGGCTCCCGCGGTGAGGGCCGCGAGGGTGGAGACATCGGGGTTGGCGCCATCGTGCACGACCCGGAACACCTTGACGAGTGCGAGGTCACCGCCGTCGAGTTCGGCGACGACAGCCGAGTTCGACTGTTCACCGGTCAGGCGGCGTGACGAGCGCAGACGAACCGGGTCGCCGATGCGATGACCGCGAGCCGACGCGTCGCCGCCCCGGGTCGGCGCTCCCCCGGCGATGAGCTCCAGCAGCGACGAGACGTAGGCCTCGTCGGCCGGACCGTCGTAGAGCGAACGACCGCCGGCCTCGCCGATGAGCGCGGTCGGATCGCCGTCGCGGTGCACCCGGGCCACCACCGGTACCTGGTAGACGCGGGGCAGGCGGGGTCCGTCGTCGGCGAAGAAATGCGTGATGACCCTGGCCTGATCGCTCGCCGGCTCCGCCTCGAACGAACCGAGCAGGCGCAGACGCGGTTCGACGTTCTTCGTCGAGTACCAGCGCTGGCGTCGCATCCATGACCCGACGAGCTCGGTGAGTTCGGTCATGCCAGAACCGTACGCCTCCTTGCCGGGAACAATCAGGATGCGCCCGGGAAGACCGTCACCCGAGCTCCGGGCGCGCGTGCGGTCAGGGTTGACCGAGGCGCACGCCGCGAGCCGCCATGAACGGCAGAGGATCGATCTGCAGACCGCCCACCCGCACCTCGAAATGCAGGTGGCACCCGGTCGAGGCTCCGGTGCTGCCGATCCGGGCGATGGGCTGCCCGGCCGCGACCACCTGCCCCACGGTGACGCCGATTCCGCCGTCCATGATGTGCCCGTACGCCGTCTCCACCCCGCCCCCGTGGTCGATCAGCACGAAATTGCCGTACGAGCCGTTCCAGCCGGCCTGCAGCACGGTTCCCGCGCTCGCGGCCACGATGGTGGTGCCGCAACTCGCGCCGATGTCGTCGCCCGGGTGGAACAGGGCGGTTCCGGCCGGGCGCGATGGACGCGGGCCGAACAGATCGGTGAGCTCTCCGTGCACCGGGAGCACCCAGCCGGTCGCCGACGCCGGACCGTCCTGCAGCACGCTCCAACCCGCATCCGCCGCCTGCAACGACGGTACTGCCGCCAGAGCGCCGGCCGCGGCATCGACGTGGGCTCGTGCCTCCACGACGGCCTGGTCGCTGGCATCGACGTCGATCGCGGCGGCGGCGCCGGCAGCGTTGCTGGACTGATCGTGCAGCCGGAGGGCGCGCTCGGCGTCGGCGGATGCCTGCGCCATGGCGGCCTTCTGCGAGGCGGTCGCCCGGGAGAACCGGTCGACGGCGGTGAGCTTCTGCAACAGATTGCCGGGCGTGGAGAGCGCAGCCGCCAGAGGATCCTCGATGAGCGCCCGCGCGCCCTGCGAGCGCACGAGGGCGGTGGCGAACGCGGCCGAGGCCGCCGCCTGCTCCCGGGCGGCCGAGGCCTGCGCCGCGAGCAGCTTCGCCGCTGCGGTCGCCTGCGTCTTCTCACGCTGCACACCGCGGGCAGCGTCGGTCGCGGCGGTCAGGGTCTGCTGGGCCGCGGCGAGCCGGCTGGCGAGCTCCGTCGCCTGCGCGACCTCGGCCGCGGCCAGCGTCGAACCGTCGGAGAGAACCGGGTCGGGGGCGAGGGTCACTTCGTCGGTCGGCACGGGGTGGTGGGGTGCGGTGCGAGTCGGGGTGGGGGTCGGAGTGGGCGTCGGGGTCGGAGTGGGCGTCGGGGTCGGAGTGGGCGTCGGGGTCGGGGTAGGAGTGGGCGTCGGGGTCGGGGTAGGAGTGGGCGTCACGGTCGGCGTGGGCGTCACGGTCGAAGTGGGCGTCTCAGTGGGTGTGGGCGTCACGCATCCCGTCGCCGCGTCGCCGCAATCGTCGGCGACCGCGGCCTGCTGCGAGCCGAGGCACAACCCCGCCACCAGCAGCACGACGGCACAGACTCGCCCTCCGCGGCGCGGTCGTCCGCGTCGTGACATCGGTGCGCTGCGTGCGAACGCTGTCAACATGGTCACTCGAACCCCGGCGGATGCCGCGGGCCTGTGAACCGATGCTCTCACCGGCCGCCCCACGAAACAAGGGAATGACGCGAACCTCCTCCGCCAGTCTGATGCGGCTCCCAGCCTTCAGCCGGTACCGTGAATCCCTGTGACCGAGTCCTCCACCGCCGCGCGACCGCGCCGAGCCGCGAAGAAGTCCACGTGGAAGACGCTTCTCCGGGACATTCTGGTGATCTTCGTCGTGGCGGTCCTCGTCTCGTTTCTGATCAAGACCTTCGTGGTCCGCTCCTTCTACATCCCATCGGGTTCGATGGAGAACACCCTGCAGGTGAACGACCGCATCATCGTGAACGAGCTCGAGCCGAAGCTGTTCCCCCTGCAGCGCGGCGACGTCATCGTGTTCAAAGACCCGGGCGGCTGGCTGCCGCCGCTCGCCCCGAAGCCGACCAAT contains the following coding sequences:
- a CDS encoding M23 family metallopeptidase, which translates into the protein MPTDEVTLAPDPVLSDGSTLAAAEVAQATELASRLAAAQQTLTAATDAARGVQREKTQATAAAKLLAAQASAAREQAAASAAFATALVRSQGARALIEDPLAAALSTPGNLLQKLTAVDRFSRATASQKAAMAQASADAERALRLHDQSSNAAGAAAAIDVDASDQAVVEARAHVDAAAGALAAVPSLQAADAGWSVLQDGPASATGWVLPVHGELTDLFGPRPSRPAGTALFHPGDDIGASCGTTIVAASAGTVLQAGWNGSYGNFVLIDHGGGVETAYGHIMDGGIGVTVGQVVAAGQPIARIGSTGASTGCHLHFEVRVGGLQIDPLPFMAARGVRLGQP